One Halostella limicola genomic window carries:
- a CDS encoding aspartate aminotransferase family protein, translating into MSEQRPRTPTAEKYEQYVMPISKGYDPFAIDRAEGTTMVTTDGEEYLDVFSGIAVTNAGHNHPDVVDAAKDQLDDLIHTCSYVYQNEPVADLAERIAEITPGDLQKTFFCNSGTEAVEGSIKLARKYTGSKEVVALEMAFHGRTLGSLALTGNHAYKHGMAPTVNDVTHAPAPYQYRSEYGDLPEAEFTEAAARELERVIGTHTSGDLAAVVVEPVMGEGGIVVPPADYLQRVKEIAHDHGGLFVVDEVQSGYGRTGTMFACEQFDVVPDIMPQAKGIADGLPLGAFTAPAEIADAFEAGDHLSTFGGNPVCCAAALANIDALEDGIVSNAADQGGWLGDRLADLEVEYDVVGDTRGRGLMYGVELVDGENAPAKKAAKRVRTHMRDEHGVLIGVGGYYKNVMRFQPPLTITRGELERAVTALEDALRELHG; encoded by the coding sequence GTGAGCGAACAGCGGCCCCGAACCCCGACGGCGGAGAAGTACGAACAGTACGTAATGCCGATCTCGAAGGGATACGACCCCTTCGCGATCGATCGAGCCGAGGGGACCACGATGGTCACGACAGACGGCGAGGAGTACCTCGACGTGTTCTCGGGAATCGCGGTGACGAACGCTGGCCACAACCACCCTGACGTCGTCGACGCGGCGAAGGACCAACTCGACGACCTGATCCACACCTGCTCGTACGTCTACCAGAACGAGCCCGTCGCCGATCTCGCCGAGCGGATCGCCGAAATCACGCCCGGTGACCTGCAGAAGACGTTCTTCTGCAACTCGGGGACGGAAGCCGTCGAGGGATCGATCAAGCTCGCACGGAAGTACACCGGGAGCAAGGAGGTCGTCGCCCTGGAGATGGCGTTCCACGGTCGAACCCTCGGATCCCTCGCGCTGACCGGCAACCACGCCTACAAGCACGGGATGGCCCCGACGGTGAACGACGTCACCCACGCCCCGGCGCCGTACCAGTACCGCTCCGAGTACGGCGACCTTCCCGAAGCTGAGTTCACCGAGGCGGCCGCGCGGGAACTGGAACGGGTGATCGGCACCCACACCAGCGGCGACCTCGCGGCGGTCGTCGTCGAACCCGTGATGGGCGAGGGAGGGATCGTCGTTCCGCCCGCAGACTACCTCCAGCGGGTGAAGGAGATCGCCCACGACCACGGCGGCCTGTTCGTCGTCGACGAGGTGCAGTCGGGCTACGGACGCACTGGGACGATGTTCGCCTGCGAGCAGTTCGACGTCGTGCCCGACATCATGCCCCAGGCGAAGGGGATCGCCGACGGTCTTCCGCTCGGTGCGTTCACCGCCCCGGCGGAGATCGCGGATGCCTTCGAGGCGGGCGACCACCTCTCGACGTTCGGCGGCAACCCCGTCTGCTGCGCCGCGGCCCTGGCGAACATCGACGCCCTGGAGGACGGTATCGTCTCGAACGCCGCCGATCAGGGTGGGTGGCTCGGCGACCGTCTCGCCGATCTGGAGGTCGAATACGATGTCGTCGGAGACACCCGCGGCCGCGGACTGATGTACGGCGTCGAACTCGTTGACGGCGAGAATGCGCCGGCGAAGAAGGCGGCGAAGCGAGTCCGGACCCACATGCGCGACGAACACGGCGTGCTCATCGGCGTGGGCGGCTACTACAAGAACGTCATGCGGTTCCAGCCGCCGCTAACGATCACGCGAGGGGAGCTCGAACGAGCGGTCACGGCGCTCGAGGACGCGCTCCGGGAACTGCATGGCTGA
- a CDS encoding dimethylarginine dimethylaminohydrolase family protein, protein MSLWESSPSVRSEYGTLERVLVHEPGAEFSTVVDPDAWGWDGLPRQEKAADEHAAFVETLEDHEVTVEYLGETYDHLAESLFVRDVGFAVEGGIVVGKMVEETRQGEERRLSERIVELGMPIYHTVHGSGGFEAGNMVWIDEETVAIGRSRTTNAEGIRQIRTVLEMYDVDVIEVPIFGSTESTGQTHLALVFSMVAPDLALVYPQAMPPEFLNTLHDRGIETIEVPMREQRNRAASTVVIDDETVLLAAGNPQTRSALEDQGLTVTELNLREIQKAGGGLKGLILPLDRA, encoded by the coding sequence ATGAGTCTCTGGGAGAGCTCACCGTCCGTCCGATCGGAATACGGAACGCTGGAGCGGGTACTTGTCCACGAACCCGGCGCGGAGTTCAGCACCGTCGTCGACCCGGACGCCTGGGGCTGGGACGGCCTCCCCAGACAGGAGAAGGCGGCGGACGAACACGCGGCGTTCGTCGAGACGCTGGAGGACCACGAGGTCACTGTCGAGTACCTCGGCGAGACGTACGATCATCTCGCCGAGTCCCTGTTCGTTCGCGACGTCGGCTTCGCGGTCGAGGGCGGCATCGTCGTCGGAAAGATGGTCGAGGAGACGCGACAGGGGGAGGAACGCCGGCTGAGCGAGCGGATCGTCGAGCTCGGGATGCCGATCTACCACACCGTCCACGGTTCGGGCGGGTTCGAGGCCGGCAACATGGTGTGGATCGACGAGGAGACTGTCGCGATCGGTCGGTCGCGAACCACCAACGCCGAGGGGATCCGACAGATCCGCACGGTGCTCGAAATGTACGATGTCGACGTCATCGAAGTACCGATCTTCGGCAGCACGGAGAGTACCGGACAGACTCACCTGGCGCTGGTGTTCAGCATGGTCGCCCCCGATCTAGCGCTCGTCTACCCGCAGGCGATGCCGCCGGAGTTCCTGAACACGCTTCACGACCGCGGCATCGAGACCATCGAAGTACCGATGCGGGAACAGCGCAACCGGGCAGCGAGCACGGTCGTCATTGATGACGAGACGGTGCTGTTGGCCGCCGGAAACCCCCAGACGCGAAGCGCTCTGGAGGACCAGGGACTGACGGTGACGGAACTGAACCTCCGCGAGATACAGAAGGCGGGTGGCGGCCTCAAGGGCCTGATCCTCCCGCTCGACAGGGCGTAG
- a CDS encoding aspartate aminotransferase family protein → MSLGDKEQEHDHAELLRQRTPGSETFHKRAADVTPLGVESNVRSFDPYPFYVESADGSYVYDIDDNEYLDFLLALGPIILGHGHPEVRERVKAQVDTCDLTATPQPIAIEFMEKVRDMTPSIEQVRLANSGTEATMHAIRVARSYTGNDLVAKPEGGYAGAHDYALQSVYAAPEVLGPEDEPNTVSYGTGIPDVVSETVVAFPFNDKEATEKILRKHADDMAAVIIEPVMFSCGCLKPEDGYHEFLRDLTEELGIVLIWDEVMTGFRLGPQSAQGRFGVTPDMTTFAKAAGGGYQVAGFGGKREIMAEIEPPRKKEESKWNNSAFHGGTYNGHPVSAAAGLATLEILDDGGVYEHIDRLGDRLFTGLQEVADDVGIDANVQHIGSMGQVYMMDEEIHRYRDSWHANEDQFADWWLEAAGRGVLFGNPMQGERFFTTYTHTEEQVDHALEVAEEAFRAVNHEYDT, encoded by the coding sequence ATGAGTCTGGGTGACAAAGAACAAGAGCACGACCACGCCGAACTGCTCCGCCAGCGGACCCCGGGGAGCGAGACGTTCCACAAGCGGGCTGCCGACGTGACGCCGCTCGGGGTGGAGTCGAACGTGCGGTCGTTCGACCCGTACCCCTTCTACGTGGAGTCGGCGGACGGGTCGTACGTGTACGACATAGACGACAACGAGTACCTCGACTTCCTCCTCGCGCTGGGGCCGATCATCCTCGGCCACGGCCATCCGGAAGTACGCGAGCGGGTGAAAGCGCAGGTCGACACCTGTGACCTCACGGCGACGCCGCAGCCGATCGCCATCGAGTTCATGGAGAAGGTCCGGGACATGACCCCCAGTATTGAGCAGGTTCGTCTCGCCAACAGCGGCACCGAGGCGACGATGCACGCCATCCGCGTGGCCCGCTCGTACACTGGAAACGACCTCGTCGCGAAACCCGAAGGAGGCTACGCGGGGGCGCACGACTACGCGCTTCAGAGCGTGTACGCCGCCCCCGAGGTCCTCGGTCCCGAGGACGAACCGAACACGGTATCGTACGGGACGGGTATCCCCGACGTCGTCAGCGAAACCGTGGTCGCCTTCCCGTTCAACGACAAGGAAGCGACTGAGAAGATACTCCGGAAGCACGCCGACGACATGGCCGCGGTGATCATCGAACCGGTGATGTTCTCCTGCGGCTGTCTCAAGCCCGAAGACGGCTACCACGAGTTCCTGCGCGACCTCACGGAGGAACTGGGCATCGTCCTGATCTGGGACGAGGTGATGACCGGGTTCAGGCTCGGCCCGCAGTCCGCGCAGGGTCGGTTCGGCGTCACCCCCGACATGACCACGTTCGCGAAGGCAGCAGGCGGCGGCTATCAGGTGGCCGGCTTCGGCGGTAAGCGGGAGATCATGGCCGAGATCGAGCCGCCGCGGAAGAAAGAGGAATCGAAGTGGAACAATTCCGCGTTCCACGGCGGGACGTATAACGGCCACCCGGTCTCCGCCGCGGCGGGACTCGCCACGCTGGAGATCCTCGACGACGGCGGCGTCTATGAACACATCGACCGGCTGGGCGACCGGCTGTTCACCGGCCTGCAGGAAGTGGCCGACGACGTCGGGATCGACGCCAATGTCCAGCACATCGGGTCGATGGGACAGGTGTACATGATGGACGAGGAGATCCACCGCTACCGCGATTCCTGGCACGCCAACGAGGACCAGTTCGCGGACTGGTGGCTGGAGGCCGCCGGCCGGGGCGTCCTCTTCGGCAACCCGATGCAGGGCGAGCGGTTCTTCACGACCTACACCCACACGGAAGAGCAAGTCGACCATGCGCTGGAAGTCGCCGAGGAGGCCTTCCGCGCGGTAAACCACGAGTACGACACGTGA
- a CDS encoding NAD(P)/FAD-dependent oxidoreductase, with the protein MADDVLVVGGGVIGCAVARALAPDHDVRLVERDHVASGATALAAGEVTMTPSYTDHPNIAAHANAFFREYDGAEFTERPSLELVPSKRESQARRRADRLTAEDLPVEFLDSGSVETCHPRFDLDGFAGAVRHADTGFLDPYAFATALQANAVDRGATVETGTVVEDVLVTDGSVRGVATDDGERRASTVVVAAGWRSEQLLRDVLQVPVRPYRTQCVVLDPAVDLSDDFPMGWIPGEHVYFRPEHSGRLLVGGWSFAEDDPDRASGDEDEAFRDHVADLLPRVLNGFERARFVDGWAGVDSATPDTRPIVDAPPVAPEGLVVATGFHGRGVMTAPVAATAVRSLVTGEKAPFSLRVFSLDRFDSTRRDFEFRSISAGTDA; encoded by the coding sequence ATGGCTGACGACGTCCTCGTCGTTGGCGGCGGCGTCATAGGTTGCGCCGTCGCGCGGGCGCTCGCTCCTGACCACGACGTCCGGCTCGTTGAGCGCGACCACGTGGCGTCCGGCGCGACGGCGCTGGCCGCCGGCGAAGTGACGATGACGCCGTCCTACACCGACCACCCGAACATCGCGGCACACGCGAACGCGTTCTTCCGCGAGTACGATGGTGCCGAATTCACCGAACGGCCGAGCCTCGAACTCGTACCGTCGAAACGGGAATCCCAAGCGCGTCGGCGCGCCGATCGGCTGACGGCAGAGGACCTTCCTGTCGAGTTCCTCGATTCCGGATCCGTCGAAACCTGTCATCCCCGATTCGATCTCGACGGATTCGCCGGCGCTGTTCGCCACGCCGACACGGGGTTTCTCGATCCGTACGCGTTCGCGACAGCGCTGCAAGCCAACGCTGTCGACCGCGGCGCGACGGTGGAGACGGGAACTGTCGTCGAGGACGTACTCGTCACGGACGGGTCGGTTCGAGGCGTCGCCACCGACGACGGCGAGCGCCGCGCGTCGACGGTCGTCGTCGCGGCAGGGTGGCGCTCCGAGCAACTGCTACGGGACGTTTTGCAGGTTCCGGTTCGACCGTACCGGACACAGTGCGTCGTTCTCGACCCCGCCGTCGACCTCTCGGACGACTTCCCGATGGGCTGGATACCCGGCGAGCACGTGTACTTCCGTCCGGAGCACTCCGGCCGTCTCCTCGTCGGCGGTTGGTCGTTCGCCGAAGACGACCCCGACCGAGCGTCCGGCGACGAGGACGAAGCGTTCCGCGACCACGTCGCTGACCTCCTGCCGCGTGTCCTGAACGGCTTCGAACGGGCACGGTTCGTCGACGGCTGGGCGGGTGTCGACAGTGCGACGCCCGATACGAGACCGATCGTAGACGCACCCCCGGTCGCACCCGAGGGACTGGTCGTCGCGACGGGGTTCCACGGACGGGGCGTGATGACTGCACCCGTCGCGGCGACCGCGGTTCGGTCGCTGGTGACTGGAGAGAAGGCTCCGTTCTCGCTGAGAGTGTTCTCACTCGACCGCTTCGACTCGACGCGCCGGGACTTCGAGTTCCGTAGCATCAGCGCTGGAACGGACGCGTAG